The following proteins come from a genomic window of Methanosarcina sp. MTP4:
- a CDS encoding TIGR02556 family CRISPR-associated protein, which translates to MIETICNIGKIVQDIEGEKDLVDLWQKEENGDYELIIDVNICDDSVFIDTRDFEKQVFRDGLLYTQGNWFVGALIKKDSLKDSRIKDSLKFIDIPLERLNEVKQLLDSRLKDYEGINYVVLFKKNGQKPIDISKQKFLDEIEKKGLRKGSSPGFCQICGQHTDALCDSIIYKCYTNDKEIFSNTEGLSYGICKSCIQHILFGKKHVDTFLKTWWGGSEILFLPHDYNEEIKEIFEFSNIGDVKEGRNLLKNLRENEADVMEAVGKCDTEVDILFISAPAGKSEWKITYKISDVMPSKFTKIAEFERKYKTKSGNHLALWQILSNLLGNSSKPGEIFNTNEAKNFLKNIFHGNKINRNLFFSRAMGKYKHDYFAGYKSSIFTIHRVYNFLVDCGCLDKGWNFVEQNDRGYDMAKYENVEEFFEINKEFFDSDVKKAWFLLGRLYGKMIYESKKYKGGDDKQNTESYLEKNFFFGRKYDFKTFVYFTNQCSELMYKYGAQNKGYLKDLISSSKELMGIGDEKLSSDEAKYIFFWGMQQWIGKSKDDITDDKGAEE; encoded by the coding sequence ATGATTGAAACTATTTGTAACATTGGAAAAATCGTCCAGGATATAGAAGGGGAAAAAGATCTGGTCGATTTATGGCAAAAAGAAGAAAATGGTGATTATGAATTAATTATTGATGTTAATATCTGCGATGACTCTGTTTTCATAGATACAAGGGATTTTGAAAAACAAGTGTTCAGGGATGGACTATTATATACACAGGGAAACTGGTTTGTTGGAGCCCTTATCAAAAAAGATTCTTTAAAAGATAGTAGAATCAAAGATTCATTAAAATTTATTGATATCCCTCTTGAAAGGCTCAACGAAGTCAAACAATTACTGGATTCTAGACTCAAAGATTATGAAGGGATAAATTATGTTGTACTTTTCAAGAAAAACGGCCAAAAACCAATCGATATCTCAAAACAGAAGTTTCTGGATGAAATAGAAAAAAAGGGATTAAGAAAAGGATCTTCACCTGGATTTTGCCAGATATGCGGTCAGCACACAGATGCGCTGTGTGATAGCATCATATATAAGTGCTATACGAATGATAAAGAGATATTTTCGAATACAGAAGGCCTTTCTTACGGCATCTGTAAAAGTTGCATTCAGCACATACTTTTCGGAAAAAAACATGTAGACACGTTTCTTAAGACCTGGTGGGGAGGAAGTGAAATTTTATTCCTGCCTCATGATTATAATGAAGAGATCAAAGAGATCTTTGAATTCTCCAATATTGGAGACGTAAAAGAAGGTCGAAACCTCCTTAAGAACCTTCGTGAAAACGAAGCCGATGTAATGGAAGCTGTTGGAAAGTGTGATACTGAAGTTGATATTCTTTTCATTTCAGCCCCTGCGGGAAAATCTGAATGGAAAATTACCTACAAAATAAGCGATGTAATGCCTTCAAAGTTCACAAAAATTGCAGAATTTGAACGTAAATATAAAACTAAATCAGGAAATCATCTGGCTCTCTGGCAGATACTTTCTAATTTACTTGGGAATTCTTCAAAACCAGGTGAAATATTCAACACAAACGAAGCTAAGAACTTCCTGAAAAACATATTTCATGGAAACAAAATAAACCGGAATCTTTTCTTTTCCCGTGCGATGGGAAAATACAAGCATGATTATTTTGCGGGGTATAAATCAAGCATATTCACAATCCACCGGGTATATAATTTCCTTGTAGACTGCGGTTGCCTTGATAAGGGTTGGAATTTTGTTGAACAAAATGATAGAGGTTACGATATGGCAAAATATGAAAATGTTGAGGAGTTCTTTGAAATTAACAAAGAATTCTTTGATAGTGATGTCAAAAAAGCATGGTTTTTGCTCGGTCGTCTTTATGGAAAGATGATATACGAATCTAAAAAGTACAAAGGTGGAGATGACAAACAAAATACTGAATCTTACCTTGAAAAGAATTTCTTCTTTGGAAGGAAGTATGATTTCAAGACATTTGTTTACTTCACAAACCAATGCTCGGAACTGATGTACAAATATGGGGCACAGAATAAAGGATATTTAAAAGACCTGATTTCTTCCTCAAAAGAGCTTATGGGAATAGGTGATGAGAAATTATCCAGTGACGAAGCTAAATACATTTTCTTCTGGGGAATGCAGCAATGGATTGGGAAATCAAAAGATGATATTACAGATGATAAAGGAGCTGAGGAATAA
- the csa3 gene encoding CRISPR-associated CARF protein Csa3: MKNLTLISTIYSLEPVIVCITRLSPSKIVLISEEGAVEKKVRSEETIEKTFGNILEVEKKYTSLYDTVRVAQDVANLIEEEHAKGNQVIVNVSGGRKPQAFGALFGAYARNDMVQRIVYVTEEDSMIIDFPVLSFNLSDTKKIILEQIQEGVSAVPQIAATVGISKGMTYNHLRELKSMGYIADGEKGYEITDAGKIAAI; this comes from the coding sequence ATGAAAAACCTCACATTAATATCCACCATCTATTCCCTTGAACCGGTCATTGTCTGTATAACCAGGCTCTCCCCCTCAAAGATCGTACTCATAAGCGAAGAGGGGGCAGTCGAGAAAAAAGTACGGTCCGAAGAAACCATCGAGAAGACCTTTGGAAATATACTCGAAGTCGAGAAAAAGTACACATCCCTTTACGATACCGTGCGCGTGGCTCAGGACGTTGCGAACCTCATTGAGGAGGAACATGCTAAGGGCAACCAGGTAATTGTAAACGTCTCAGGGGGGAGGAAGCCGCAGGCGTTCGGGGCGCTCTTTGGGGCGTATGCGCGGAATGATATGGTTCAAAGGATCGTTTACGTGACCGAGGAGGACAGCATGATTATTGATTTTCCGGTGCTGAGTTTTAACCTCTCGGATACTAAAAAGATCATACTTGAGCAGATTCAGGAAGGGGTTTCTGCAGTGCCTCAGATTGCGGCTACTGTCGGTATCTCCAAGGGTATGACCTACAACCATCTGCGTGAACTCAAGTCAATGGGATACATTGCTGACGGAGAAAAAGGGTACGAAATTACAGATGCAGGTAAAATCGCTGCCATTTGA